The Streptococcus iniae genome contains the following window.
CCACCCCTTGAAACAAGTTTGAAGACATTTTTTCCCAATGAAGAAAAACTCGACGAAGCCATTCATCACTTCAGGACTTTTTACAAGACCATTGGTGTTAGACAAACACATCTATATCCTGATATAATAGACCTTCTTCAAAAGTTACGGAATTTAGACCTATCACTTTATGTCACAACAAGTAAATATGAACCAATGGCTATTAGAATGCTTAAAGAACTTGGAATTGACAAGTACTTTGACAACATTTATGGAGCAACAGCAACTAGGTTTCATAAAAGTGACCTTATTAAAGATTGTTTAATTGACAATACTATTCCCTTATCTGATGCTCTTATTGTCGGAGATACAAAATTCGATATCATTGGATCAAATGAAGTTGGAATTAAAAGTATTGGTGTCACTTGGGGATTTGGAACTGCTGAAGAGCTACTGCTTAATAAAGCAGATGCCATCATTAGCCATCCATTTGAACTTGTAAATCTATTAAATGAACGATAAAAAAAGAGTAGGATTTTTTTGAAAAGAACCTCCTTATATAAACAGTATAGTACTTTTTTACTGTCCATTATAAGGGGGTCTTTTCATTTTCCTACTCTTTTTTTAACAATATTAGTAACCCCAAGCAGATAAACCTTGGGCATTGTATGCTTTAACAGCTGCATTTACTTGATCTTGAACAGTTGCTGTTGAACCCCAACCTGGCATGGTTTGGAATAATCCAGATGATCCTGAAGCATTCGCAACATTTGGATTACCATTGGATTCACGAGCAATGATTGCTTCCCAAGTCGACTGTGGGACACCTGTTACTGCAGCCATTTGAGCTGCTGCTTCACTACCAATTGCACCAGCAGTGTTCCCATTTGATGGGTATGCAGGTGATGCATAATGTTGAACAGCTACTTGTTGTTGTACTGGTTGAGCAGCTACCACATGTTCTTCAGTTACAACAGCTGCTTCATTTACAACCGTTTCTTCAGGAACTTGTGGCTTTGGATCATTTGCATGTGTTAACTTCGTCTCAACCTTTGATGAGTCTAAAGATGCTGAACTTTGTTCTTTTGAACTCACAACTTTTTTTACGATTTTCGAATCAGATTTCTTAGCGTATGTCTCTGTATTTACGTTTTTACTTGAAAAAGCAAAAACAAGAGCCAATAAAGAAACGGCAAAGGCTAGAACCCCAAAACTAATATAGCGTTTCTTAAACAATTCATTTGTAAACATAAATATACCTCTTTTTTCTCCAGATACCATCTTAACCTAAGAATATTACCTAGCTATAGAAAATATATTAAAAATATTACAGAGATATTTATTTTTTGAGATTTTACTCAAAATCGAAGAG
Protein-coding sequences here:
- a CDS encoding HAD hydrolase-like protein, encoding MSISSKHILFDLDGTLVNSSEGIINAFTYSFSKMNTEIPDKHLLASFIGPPLETSLKTFFPNEEKLDEAIHHFRTFYKTIGVRQTHLYPDIIDLLQKLRNLDLSLYVTTSKYEPMAIRMLKELGIDKYFDNIYGATATRFHKSDLIKDCLIDNTIPLSDALIVGDTKFDIIGSNEVGIKSIGVTWGFGTAEELLLNKADAIISHPFELVNLLNER
- a CDS encoding transglycosylase SLT domain-containing protein, whose translation is MFTNELFKKRYISFGVLAFAVSLLALVFAFSSKNVNTETYAKKSDSKIVKKVVSSKEQSSASLDSSKVETKLTHANDPKPQVPEETVVNEAAVVTEEHVVAAQPVQQQVAVQHYASPAYPSNGNTAGAIGSEAAAQMAAVTGVPQSTWEAIIARESNGNPNVANASGSSGLFQTMPGWGSTATVQDQVNAAVKAYNAQGLSAWGY